From one Terriglobia bacterium genomic stretch:
- the rpsU gene encoding 30S ribosomal protein S21: MAEVRLQEGESLENALRRFKRKVQQEDIIKEVKRHSYYLKPGEKKRVKEALARKRSRKKARKEQD; the protein is encoded by the coding sequence TTGGCTGAAGTCAGATTGCAGGAAGGCGAGTCTCTGGAAAATGCCCTCCGCCGTTTCAAGCGCAAGGTACAGCAGGAAGACATCATCAAGGAAGTGAAGCGTCACTCCTACTACCTGAAGCCGGGTGAAAAAAAGAGGGTAAAAGAGGCCCTAGCCCGCAAACGTAGTCGTAAAAAAGCTCGCAAAGAGCAGGATTAA
- a CDS encoding zinc-ribbon domain containing protein, giving the protein MEFQDRILKCVDCGQDFVFTAGEQLFFHDKQFKNEPKRCKACKGKRAQALGLPVNSNYPKVETRTVCSNCGKETTVPFKPTQGRPVFCRECFQGSKKTATAS; this is encoded by the coding sequence ATGGAATTCCAGGACAGGATTTTAAAGTGCGTTGACTGCGGGCAGGACTTCGTTTTTACCGCGGGAGAACAACTCTTCTTCCACGATAAGCAGTTCAAGAACGAACCCAAGCGTTGCAAGGCTTGCAAGGGTAAACGGGCCCAGGCCCTCGGGCTTCCGGTGAACTCGAATTACCCGAAGGTAGAAACCCGAACCGTCTGCTCGAATTGCGGCAAGGAGACAACCGTTCCTTTTAAGCCGACGCAAGGACGCCCGGTATTTTGCCGGGAGTGCTTCCAGGGCAGCAAGAAAACAGCAACCGCTTCGTAA